From Anoplopoma fimbria isolate UVic2021 breed Golden Eagle Sablefish chromosome 11, Afim_UVic_2022, whole genome shotgun sequence, one genomic window encodes:
- the LOC129099049 gene encoding ankyrin repeat and fibronectin type-III domain-containing protein 1-like, translating into MSVSMSNQLQRRRSFGPVSPKRIYRNLSVRLRGGESSVATQTDAPKHLSKPADAYQTLWEAVENEDTLAVQSLLSRDHTNCGGGGGGGGGGGGGGGSTRERGEKKEKDWEREREKGVNRVSEQGLVPLDVAALTHNSPLLHVLTKAGARHNPVLCQPAEWAVKLDALVALAGKRVEERKSELLKKAGAGPQAQADVHRQIHLWSLRLQLYCRMRQNFQNTELPGPPSHVSILVTSTSSLFVAIKEPEGDNMGLITHYRVEWSTSASFKRILGSAQVSETKNPSYSIKGLTTGAHYFVRVSCYNVKGWGPPQSSTPVSAAPSSWRECIGVKSQFRNHEALVRKLLEDAKEPHYRGFCIESSKPQSPSKRLSVSRSIKQLFQSATKFVRLLQRGVYLATVFYHKENILVTAEDQIPLVEIQCCSTSIIHDFLWFAKLSCAWQQVPWLQQALSSAHSSSSSLLQNRHNILRAVSQLQDSLGTMQLGQVYYEPLKDRQGNVLLVTLKEFPNPPSPPDPPLHWIPLARLEKNRSRTPLLPEPTAMDMLYDQLKEKLSLHRHSIQWAKPGLYVGILKLCSSVEQIRVLVPQRLPNVLCHTRVRHNSHVSREEWAWLQSHVYTTANGSTPNLLSGEDESTMESSGLVEFIMSLRAAIAHLLTKLNIPLYRAYQYGVYTRELLHFGDKLSMLLLLPPSEDFSSSYWPLVGTKEPGLTMPLQIFELVHFWTYERDFLSQYCQAWVRLELDSHLAQQALREALDTKEVQEARERLNHITELSQRLEVVWRDARWIMDCLQCVRSKQWVGAVPLGLVMGGDPPPCPDGEDEEESLTARLTWPHRIQAQRAIAESLVGGTPSNVVAAEIATPSGIMVVPEEATLLMEGVAKGGYPVDITAQSTVDLTSLGQSELGCASALIESGLEPGAVAQFEVGYTVLETQESYSGEEDFPSSITEVIRPMEMAELVDILPTLSLIEEETPSGPSTPSVLDMLESFGLGIGESKTFFDFENSADCLNSSSVKETHCENKDMSASHATVDATGGDAPALSCSTGDREAQQVPSKGASFPLRNQVEWDRPADSSS; encoded by the exons aTGTCAGTATCCATGAGCAACCAACTCCAGCGCCGGCGCTCTTTTGGCCCTGTCTCGCCCAAACGCATCTATAGAAACCTGTCCGTCCGACTGCGGGGTGGAGAATCGTCTGTTGCCACGCAAACGGACGCACCCAAGCACCTGAGCAAGCCTGCGGATGCT TATCAGACCCTGTGGGAGGCAGTGGAAAATGAGGACACTTTGGCTGTACAAAGCCTGCTGTCCAGAGACCACACCaactgtggaggaggaggaggaggaggaggaggaggtggaggaggaggaggcagcacgagggagagaggagagaagaaagagaaggactgggagagggagagggagaagggggtGAACAGGGTGAGCGAACAGGGCCTGGTCCCCCTGGACGTGGCTGCCCTTACCCATAATTCCCCTCTGCTCCATGTGTTGACAAAGGCGGGGGCCAGACATAACCCTGTTT TGTGCCAACCAGCAGAGTGGGCCGTTAAGTTGGATGCCCTGGTGGCACTGGCGGGCAAacgggtggaggagaggaagagtgagTTGCTGAAGAAGGCCGGGGCAGGGCCTCAGGCACAGGCCGACGTCCACAGACAAATCCACCTCTGGAGCCTCAGGCTGCAACTGTACTGCCGCATGAGACAGAACTTCCAGAACACAG AGCTCCCCGGGCCCCCCAGTCATGTGTCCATACTGGTGACCAGCACATCCTCTCTGTTTGTGGCAATCAAGGAGCCAGAAGGTGACAACATGGGGCTCATCACTCACTACAGAG TGGAATGGAGCACCTCAGCCAGCTTCAAACGCATCCTCGGCTCAGCCCAAGTCTCAGAGACCAAGAACCCTTCCTACAGCATCAAGGGACTCACAACA GGAGCGCATTACTTTGTGAGAGTGAGCTGCTACAATGTGAAAGGATGGGGCCCGCCTCAGAGCTCTACTCCGGTCAGCGCTGCCCCCTCCA GTTGGAGAGAGTGCATCGGCGTGAAGTCACAGTTCAGAAATCACGAAGCTCTTGTGAGGAAACTGCTGGAAGACGCCAAAGAACCGCATTACAGAGGATTCTGCATAG AGAGCTCTAAGCCCCAGAGTCCCAGCAAGCGGCTGTCTGTGTCTCGAAGCATCAAACAACTGTTCCAGTCCGCCACCAAGTTTGTTCGTCTCCTACAGAG GGGCGTGTACTTGGCTACTGTTTTCTAccacaaagaaaacatcctGGTGACAGCTGAAGATCAAATCCCACTGGTGGAGATCCAGTGCTGCTCCACCTCCATCATACACGACTTTCTTTGGTTTGCCAAG TTGTCCTGTGCATGGCAACAAGTGCCCTGGCTCCAGCAGGCCCTTTCCTCTGCTCATTCATCTTCCTCATCCCTCCTTCAGAACAGGCACAACATTTTAAGAGCCGTTTCCCAGCTGCAG GATTCTCTGGGAACAATGCAGCTGGGCCAGGTGTACTACGAACCTCTGAAAGACCGACAGGGCAACGTCTTACTGGTGACTCTTAAGGAGTTCCCAAACCCTCCCAG CCCTCCAGACCCTCCGCTCCACTGGATCCCCCTGGCTCGCCTGGAGAAGAACCGCAGCAGAACCCCTCTGCTGCCTGAGCCCACTGCCATGGACATGCTCTACGATCAGCTCAAG GAGAAACTTTCCCTCCACAGGCACAGCATTCAGTGGGCCAAGCCGGGTCTGTACGTGGGCATCCTGAAACTGTGCAGCTCAGTGGAACAGATCCGGGTCCTGGTGCCCCAGAGGCTGCCCAATGTGCTCTGCCACACACGGGTCCGACATAACTCCCACGTCTCCAG AGAGGAGTGGGCATGGCTTCAGAGTCACGTTTACACCACAGCCAATGGCAGCACTCCGAACCTGTTGAGTGGCGAGGATGAGAGCACCATGGAGAGCAGCGGGCTGGTGGAGTTCATCATGTCTCTGAGAGCGGCCATCGCACACCTCCTGACAAAGCTCAACATCCCCCTCTACAGG gCGTATCAGTACGGCGTGTACACCCGGGAGCTGCTGCATTTTGGAGACAAGCTGTCcatgctgcttctgctgcctCCCAGTGAGGACTTCAGCTCCAGCTACTGGCCTCTGGTGGGGACAAAGGAGCCTGGACTCACCATGCCCCTGCAGATCTTTGAGCTGG TTCACTTCTGGACCTATGAACGCGACTTCCTGTCCCAGTACTGCCAGGCCTGGGTGAGGCTGGAGCTGGACTCACATCTAGCCCAGCAGGCTCTGCGGGAGGCGCTGGACACCAAGGAGGTGCAGGAGGCCCGGGAACGCCTGAACCACATCACGGAGCTTTCCCAA CGTCTGGAAGTGGTGTGGAGGGATGCCCGCTGGATTATGGACTGTCTGCAGTGCGTTCGGTCCAAGCAGTGGGTCGGGGCGGTGCCTCTAGGCCTGGTGATGGGAGGAGACCCTCCGCCATGTCCTGATggtgaggacgaggaggagagtTTGACCGCCAGACTGACGTGGCCCCATCGCATACAGGCACAGAGAGCCATTGCAG AGTCTTTAGTTGGTGGGACTCCTTCAAACGTTGTAGCTGCTGAGATCGCCACTCCATCAGGAATCATGGTTGTCCCTGAAGAGGCCACACTGTTAATGGAGGGTGTGGCGAAGGGAGGATACCCGGTAGACATCACTGCCCAATCAACTGTAGACTTGACAAGCCTTGGCCAGTCAGAATTAGGGTGCGCCAGCGCTTTAATCGAGTCCGGACTAGAGCCTGGTGCTGTTGCACAGTTCGAAGTCGGGTACACAGTTTTGGAAACACAGGAGTCCTACAGCGGGGAAGAGGACTTTCCTTCCAGCATCACTGAGGTAATCCGACCAATGGAGATGGCAGAGTTGGTGGACATCTTGCCTACGCTCAGTCTCATTGAGGAGGAGACTCCAAGTGGGCCGTCCACACCGTCAGTATTGGACATGCTAGAGAGCTTTGGACTAGGGATCGGAGAAAGCAAAACCTTCTTTGACTTTGAGAATTCAGCCGATTGTCTGAACAGCAGTAGTGTGAAAGAGACTCACTGTGAGAATAAAGACATGTCTGCCTCCCATGCCACAGTGGACGCAACAGGGGGTGACGCGCCTGCTTTGAGCTGCTCTACAGGGGATAGAGAGGCTCAGCAGGTTCCCAGCAAGGGAGCGAGCTTTCCATTGAGAAACCAGGTGGAGTGGGACAGACCAGCTGACAGTTCATCCTGA
- the LOC129099104 gene encoding GTPase IMAP family member 7-like → MSSENAASHKVCDASLPASEAEPLRMVLLGRTGTGRSSSGNTILGRSAFWVSVSPCSVTTQCKRQSGTVQGRSISVIDTPGFLHTQLTPEEVMTEVGHSVVLSSPGPHAFLVTLQPGRFTQEERDALEWIKATFGPGAIRFTMVLFTWGEQLHGKRIEDFLVESDELSEFVSSCHGGYHVFDNSLDDETTEGSQQVAQLLKKVDKTVADNGGGCYSNEMFKEAERAIREIQERILGERGHKVESPQKAAQNKEEQREEEQRRREEEEAKRRVERLFWCELLTAVGKGAAEGAGIMGKDDDGKGKVVKKVKVVERAAALAASPLSITSAAKAVGGAVREGSKVLYKHRKTFLKTPH, encoded by the exons ATGTCATCTGAAAATGCTGCGTCACATAAAG TCTGTGACGCATCACTCCCTGCATCAGAGGCTGAACCCCTGAGGATGGTTCTGTTGGGTAGGACAGGAACGGGCAGGAGCTCTTCAGGTAACACCATCCTGGGCAGATCCGCCTTCTGGGTCAGTGTCTCCCCCTGCTCTGTCACCACACAGTGCAAGAGACAGAGCGGGACAGTCCAGGGGCGGAGCATCTCTGTGATTGACACTCCGGGTTTCTTGCACACACAACTGACCCCTGAGGAGGTCATGACAGAGGTGGGACATAGTGTTGTCCTGTCCTCTCCGGGACCCCACGCCTTCTTGGTGACCCTGCAGCCCGGCAGGTTCACCCAGGAGGAGAGGGACGCCTTAGAGTGGATCAAGGCTACGTTTGGACCTGGAGCCATTAGGTTTACCATGGTGCTGTTTACATGGGGTGAGCAGCTGCACGGCAAACGCATCGAGGACTTCCTGGTGGAGAGCGATGAGCTGTCGGAATTTGTCAGCAGCTGCCATGGGGGGTATCACGTCTTTGATAACAGTTTAGATGACGAGACAACGGAGGGCTCGCAACAGGTCGCACAACTCCTGAAGAAGGTAGACAAGACTGTGGCGGACAATGGAGGCGGTTGCTATAGCAATGAGATGTTCAAGGAGGCCGAGAGGGCCATCAGGGAGATCCAAGAGAGGATTCTGGGAGAAAGAGGACACAAGGTGGAGTCCCCTCAGAAGGCAGCTCAAAacaaagaggagcagagggaggaggagcagaggaggagggaggaagaagaggccaAGAGAAGGGTGGAGAGGCTTTTCTGGTGCGAGCTGCTGACTGCAGTGGGGAAAGGCGCCGCAGAGGGGGCAGGGATCATGGGGAAAGACGACGATGGGAAAGGGAAGGTTGTGAAGAAGGTGAAGGTGGTGGAGAGGGCGGCGGCTCTTGCAGCGTCACCGCTCTCCATCACTTCAGCTGCAAAAGCGGTGGGAGGAGCTGTGAGAGAAGGAAGCAAGGTGTTATATAAACACAGGAAGACTTTCCTAAAAACACCTCACTGA
- the kdelr3 gene encoding ER lumen protein-retaining receptor 3, producing MNVFRLAGDVSHLLAIIILLLKIWKSKSCAGISGKSQVLFALVFTTRYLDLFTVFISAYNTIMKMVFLSLAYATVYLIYMRFRNTYDSENDTFRVEFLLVPVIGLSFLENYAFTPLEILWTFSIFLESVAIMPQLFLITKTGEAESITTHYLFFLGLYRALYIANWVWRYHTEGFIDQIAVVSGVVQTIFYCDFFYLYFTRVLRGRGKMSLPMPI from the exons ATGAACGTGTTTCGTCTGGCCGGTGACGTGTCACATCTGCTGGCTATCATCATCCTGTTACTGAAGATATGGAAGTCCAAATCCTGTGCTG gcaTCTCCGGGAAGTCTCAGGTGCTGTTTGCACTTGTCTTCACCACCAGGTACCTTGACTTGTTCACCGTCTTCATCTCTGCTTACAACACGATCATGAAG ATGGTGTTCCTGTCTCTGGCCTATGCTACTGTGTACCTGATCTACATGCGCTTCAGGAACACGTATGACTCTGAGAACGACACGTTCCGCGTGGAGTTCCTGTTGGTGCCGGTCATCGGGCTGTCCTTCCTAGAAAACTACGCCTTCACCCCACTGGAG ATCCTGTGGACCTTCTCCATCTTCCTGGAGTCGGTGGCCATAATGCCGCAGCTCTTCCTGATCACCAAGACGGGCGAGGCCGAGTCCATCACCACCCACTACCTGTTCTTCCTCGGCCTCTACAGAGCCCTCTACATAGCCAACTGGGTGTGGCGTTACCACACCGAGGGCTTCATTGACCAGATCGCCGTGGTGTCCGGCGTCGTGCAGACCATTTTCTACTGCGATTTCTTCTACCTTTACTTCACAAGGG TGCTTCGAGGGAGAGGAAAGATGAGCCTGCCGATGCCCATTTAA
- the LOC129099054 gene encoding inward rectifier potassium channel 4-like: MGTSRSNRYGIVSGNLPEESRQKISSSGLHNGHSSLNFRLHSPCDAETEDSRRRSGASAGVSSIKGQGGMNNYNGKILTRGSGQVRSRFVKKNGQCNVLFTNMDEKRQRYLADIFTTCVDIRWRYLLLLFCASFLVSWLFFGIIFYSVSLVHGDFEEKPTVKGDGLAVAGLHGPTSGHTSGGPTQRMPCILHVQGFVGALLFSMETQTTIGYGWRCVTEECPVAVITVVVQSIVGCIIDSFMIGTIMAKMARPKKRNQTLVFSKNAVIALRDGKLCLMWRVGNLRKSHIVEAHVRAQLIRSYVTAEGEFIPLEQMDLNVGYDEGTDRLFLVSPLVIIHEIDKDSPLYSLSRADLEADDFEIVVILEGMVEATAMTTQFRSSYLAREVFWGHRFEPVIHEDRDRYKVDYARFHKTYEVPSMPHLSAKELDKAASRASSTASPVSACRSTKDFIPRSLSAFCYENEMALSCGEEEDDIFDSQIVGKERAEERRTSASVDFQNVFQDTATMTSGSHSVMCVLDMDNNQMEFDILQTAIPLDPVSYKSEQDI; encoded by the exons ATGGGAACAAGTAGGTCCAACAG GTACGGCATTGTGTCAGGCAATTTACCGGAGGAGTCACGCCAGAAGATCTCCAGCTCGGGACTCCATAACGGCCACAGTTCCCTCAACTTCCGACTGCACTCGCCCTGCGACgcagagacagaagacagtAGGAGGAGGTCGGGAGCCTCTGCTGGCGTGTCCAGCATAAAGGGACAAGGAGGGATGAACAACTACAACGGGAAGATTCTGACAAGGGGCTCAGGCCAAGTACGTAGCCGGTTTGTAAAGAAGAATGGACAATGTAATGTTCTGTTCACCAACATGGACGAAAAGAGGCAGCGCTACCTAGCTGACATCTTCACCACCTGCGTGGACATCCGCTGGAGATAcctgctgcttttattctgcGCCAGCTTCCTGGTCTCGTGGCTTTTCTTCGGCATCATCTTTTACAGTGTCTCTCTGGTGCATGGGGACTTTGAGGAGAAACCGACGGTGAAGGGTGACGGGCTGGCGGTGGCGGGGCTGCACGGGCCCACATCTGGACACACATCTGGAGGGCCGACACAAAGGATGCCCTGCATACTCCATGTCCAAGGCTTTGTTGGGGCTCTACTGTTCTCCATGGAGACCCAGACCACCATTGGTTACGGCTGGCGCTGCGTCACCGAGGAGTGCCCCGTCGCTGTGATAACAGTGGTCGTCCAGTCCATTGTGGGCTGCATCATTGACTCTTTCATGATTGGCACCATCATGGCCAAGATGGCGCGGCCAAAGAAGAGGAACCAGACCCTCGTGTTCTCCAAAAATGCTGTCATTGCCCTGCGTGATGGCAAGCTGTGCCTCATGTGGAGGGTAGGCAACCTGCGGAAGAGCCACATTGTGGAGGCTCATGTCCGTGCCCAGTTGATACGTTCTTACGTCACAGCTGAGGGAGAGTTCATCCCCTTGGAGCAGATGGACCTCAATGTGGGCTATGATGAGGGCACAGACAGACTGTTTCTAGTATCCCCGCTGGTAATCATCCACGAGATAGATAAAGACAGCCCCTTGTACAGTTTAAGCCGAGCTGATCTGGAGGCGGATGACTTTGAGATCGTCGTGATCTTGGAGGGGATGGTGGAGGCCACGGCCATGACCACCCAGTTCCGTAGCTCCTACCTCGCCAGAGAGGTCTTCTGGGGTCACAGGTTTGAGCCTGTGATCCACGAGGACCGTGACCGATACAAGGTAGACTACGCTCGCTTCCACAAGACCTACGAGGTGCCGTCAATGCCCCATCTCAGCGCAAAGGAGCTCGACAAGGCCGCCAGCAGGGCCTCTTCTACCGCTTCTCCCGTCTCGGCATGTAGATCCACGAAAGACTTTATTCCCAGGTCCCTGAGCGCGTTTTGTTACGAGAACGAGATGGCACTGAGCTgcggggaggaagaggatgacATCTTCGACTCACAGATTGTGGGGAAagagagggcagaggagaggaggacttCAGCGTCTGTAGACTTCCAAAATGTGTTCCAGGACACAGCGACCATGACATCAGGCAGTCACAGCGTCATGTGCGTTCTGGACATGGACAACAACCAGATGGAGTTTGACATCCTACAGACTGCCATCCCTCTTGATCCAGTGTCTTATAAGAGTGAGCAAGACATCTAA